In the Deltaproteobacteria bacterium genome, one interval contains:
- a CDS encoding extracellular solute-binding protein, with product MTISRRKLIQVAGAGAAALALPKKTFAAKKTLRILQWNHFVPGYDKWFNGQYVKEWGEKNDTEVIVDNVGIPAINPTAAAEVSAKKGHDLFMFLWPRPAYEEDVIDHGEIYQECEKKYGKPIDLAIKSTYNPKTKKYFGFSDMFVPDPINYRIDLFQQVGGNVDSWDNIRKYGKMIKDKTGVPVGIGQAAEIDTAMAMRAVLYAFGGGEQDEQGNIVLNSKQTVEAVKFVKALYQETMTPEVLSWDASSNNRAMLAGKSSVVLNAISVTREGENKNMMVDGSPIADRIGLAKAAQGPARRMGLEHVMSNFVVWKFAENIEGAKKFLVDLIGNFHRAYDASEYYNFPCFPKQVPDLKETLANDKKGKPAGKYSVLADAQQWATNVGFPGYANAAIDEIYSTWVLNTMFGQASTGAMSPEDAVKEADAKCRKIWQKWKERKLL from the coding sequence ATGACCATCTCCCGGCGTAAACTGATCCAGGTGGCAGGCGCAGGCGCGGCCGCGCTCGCCTTGCCGAAGAAGACTTTCGCGGCGAAGAAGACACTGCGCATCCTGCAGTGGAACCACTTCGTCCCCGGCTACGACAAGTGGTTCAACGGCCAGTACGTGAAGGAGTGGGGCGAGAAGAACGACACCGAGGTGATCGTCGACAACGTCGGCATCCCCGCCATCAACCCCACCGCGGCCGCCGAGGTGTCGGCCAAGAAGGGCCACGACCTCTTCATGTTCCTCTGGCCGCGGCCGGCCTACGAAGAGGACGTGATCGACCACGGGGAGATCTACCAGGAGTGCGAGAAGAAGTACGGAAAGCCGATCGACCTGGCGATCAAGAGCACGTACAACCCGAAGACGAAGAAGTACTTCGGGTTCTCGGACATGTTCGTTCCCGACCCGATCAACTACCGCATCGATCTGTTCCAGCAAGTCGGCGGCAACGTCGACAGCTGGGACAACATCCGCAAGTACGGAAAGATGATCAAGGACAAGACCGGCGTCCCGGTCGGCATCGGCCAGGCGGCCGAGATCGACACCGCCATGGCGATGCGCGCCGTTCTCTACGCCTTCGGCGGCGGCGAGCAGGACGAGCAGGGCAACATCGTCCTCAACTCCAAGCAGACGGTGGAGGCGGTGAAGTTCGTCAAGGCGCTCTATCAGGAGACGATGACGCCGGAAGTGCTCTCCTGGGACGCTTCCTCGAACAACCGCGCCATGCTCGCCGGCAAGTCGTCGGTGGTGCTCAACGCCATCTCCGTCACCCGCGAGGGCGAGAACAAGAACATGATGGTGGATGGTTCGCCGATCGCCGATCGCATCGGACTGGCGAAAGCGGCGCAGGGTCCGGCGCGGCGCATGGGCCTCGAGCACGTGATGTCGAACTTCGTCGTCTGGAAATTCGCCGAGAACATCGAGGGGGCGAAGAAGTTCCTCGTCGACCTGATCGGGAATTTCCACAGGGCCTACGACGCGAGCGAGTACTACAACTTCCCCTGCTTCCCCAAGCAGGTGCCAGATCTCAAGGAGACGCTGGCCAACGACAAGAAGGGCAAGCCGGCGGGAAAGTACAGCGTCCTCGCCGACGCGCAGCAATGGGCCACCAACGTCGGGTTCCCCGGCTACGCGAACGCCGCCATCGACGAGATCTACTCGACCTGGGTGCTCAACACGATGTTCGGCCAGGCCTCCACCGGCGCGATGTCTCCGGAGGACGCGGTCAAGGAAGCGGACGCGAAGTGCCGCAAGATCTGGCAGAAGTGGAAGGAGCGGAAGCTTCTATAA
- a CDS encoding ATP-binding cassette domain-containing protein, whose amino-acid sequence MAIVETKQIKKVFADHTTAVDGVDLITREGEFLVLLGPSGCGKTTLLRMIAGLEQQTSGDIVIGGTVVNDLPPRERKIAMVFQSYALYPHLTVAKNIAFPLKAADTPKEQIEGRVQKAASMFGIERLLHRKPRQLSGGERQRVALARAMVREPSVFLLDEPLSNLDAKLRTSARDELQHFQRRLGTTTIYVTHDQVEAMGLGHRIAVMNKGKVRQLGPPQEVYNDPADTFVAGFLGSPPMNFFERNGALVGFRPEQMLPKAAYSTQEPLVHVWFRVDRVENLGADRLLYGSLRDLAPEVKMIINLPFTVHLPITEGQAYEFSVKERDLKFFDKESGLRIAPRPL is encoded by the coding sequence ATGGCAATCGTCGAGACGAAGCAGATCAAGAAGGTCTTCGCCGATCACACCACCGCCGTCGATGGCGTCGATCTGATCACCCGGGAGGGCGAGTTCCTCGTCCTCCTCGGTCCGAGCGGCTGCGGCAAGACCACGCTGTTGCGGATGATCGCCGGGCTGGAGCAGCAGACCAGCGGCGACATCGTCATCGGCGGCACGGTGGTCAACGACCTTCCCCCGCGCGAGCGGAAGATCGCCATGGTCTTCCAGAGCTACGCGCTCTATCCGCACCTCACGGTGGCGAAGAACATCGCCTTTCCGCTCAAGGCCGCCGATACGCCCAAGGAGCAGATCGAGGGCCGGGTGCAGAAGGCGGCGTCGATGTTCGGGATCGAGCGCCTTCTCCACCGGAAGCCGCGTCAGCTCTCCGGCGGCGAGCGGCAGCGGGTGGCGCTCGCGCGGGCGATGGTGCGCGAGCCGTCGGTGTTCCTGCTCGACGAGCCGCTCTCCAACCTGGACGCGAAGCTGCGCACCAGCGCCCGCGACGAGCTGCAGCACTTCCAGCGTCGCCTGGGAACCACGACCATCTACGTCACCCATGATCAGGTCGAGGCGATGGGCCTCGGGCACCGCATCGCGGTGATGAACAAGGGCAAGGTGCGCCAGCTGGGGCCGCCGCAGGAGGTGTACAACGACCCCGCCGACACCTTCGTCGCGGGGTTCCTCGGCTCGCCGCCGATGAACTTCTTCGAGCGCAACGGGGCGTTGGTCGGGTTCCGCCCCGAGCAGATGCTGCCCAAGGCCGCGTACTCGACGCAGGAGCCCCTGGTGCACGTCTGGTTTCGAGTGGACCGCGTGGAAAACCTGGGCGCGGACCGGCTGCTGTACGGGTCTTTGCGCGACCTCGCGCCCGAAGTGAAGATGATCATCAATCTTCCCTTCACCGTCCACCTCCCCATCACCGAAGGACAGGCGTACGAGTTCTCGGTCAAGGAACGTGATTTGAAGTTCTTCGACAAGGAAAGCGGGCTGCGGATCGCGCCGAGGCCGCTGTGA
- a CDS encoding sugar ABC transporter permease has product MRTADSPNALARILIAPALIYIGAVIGVPFILSLWFAVSDVTVSSAAGNFVGLENFRSALDDPSFRRALRNTFLFAVVSQVIVVILATTLAVALQKDFKGKWVVRLLILLPWVAPVSLGSIGWLWILDSIYSVINYGLYHWVHVCGPEPGMTSCPVWLGQPSLAMASIIGVQVWRTLPLATVINLGGLSSIPQDIHDAASIDGAGFFRTMFQITIPLVLPILLVAVLFGFVFAFTDMIVVWVLTRGGPYDMTQVLASLAFFKGIDGGDLAGASAIALFLFPVLAAAAILLLRLARRAEVI; this is encoded by the coding sequence GTGAGGACCGCCGACAGCCCGAATGCGCTGGCGCGCATCCTCATTGCCCCGGCGCTGATCTACATCGGCGCGGTCATCGGCGTTCCCTTCATCCTCTCGCTCTGGTTCGCCGTCAGCGACGTGACCGTCAGTTCCGCCGCCGGGAACTTCGTCGGGCTGGAGAACTTCCGCTCTGCGCTCGACGACCCGTCGTTCCGGCGGGCGCTCCGGAACACGTTCCTCTTCGCGGTGGTCTCGCAGGTGATCGTGGTGATCCTCGCCACCACTCTGGCGGTCGCGCTGCAGAAGGACTTCAAGGGAAAGTGGGTCGTCCGCCTGCTGATACTCCTGCCCTGGGTGGCGCCGGTCTCGCTCGGCAGCATCGGCTGGTTGTGGATCCTCGACTCCATCTACAGCGTCATCAATTACGGCCTGTACCACTGGGTCCACGTCTGCGGCCCGGAGCCGGGGATGACCTCCTGCCCGGTCTGGCTGGGGCAACCGTCGCTCGCAATGGCTTCCATCATTGGCGTCCAGGTCTGGCGGACGCTGCCGCTCGCCACCGTCATCAACCTGGGCGGCCTCAGCTCGATCCCGCAAGACATCCACGATGCGGCGAGCATCGACGGCGCGGGGTTCTTCCGCACGATGTTCCAGATCACGATTCCGCTGGTCCTCCCGATCCTGCTGGTGGCGGTGCTCTTCGGATTCGTCTTCGCCTTCACCGACATGATCGTCGTCTGGGTGCTCACCCGCGGCGGTCCTTACGACATGACGCAGGTGCTCGCGTCGCTGGCGTTCTTCAAGGGCATCGACGGAGGCGACCTCGCCGGAGCGTCTGCGATCGCGCTCTTCCTCTTTCCCGTGCTCGCCGCGGCCGCCATCCTGCTCCTGCGACTCGCGCGCCGGGCGGAGGTCATATGA
- a CDS encoding carbohydrate ABC transporter permease codes for MSARDKGAKVAHRGLLVLFSMFAAFPFAWMLITTFKKTNDLLNPNSFPFGYPQGPTLENLKVLFEETLFVRWIGNTAFVGVLVVIITLLLAVPAGYALARLSGTFGEQLGIGIFLTYLVPPTILFIPLAKVVSTLHLQDNLWALVLTYPSFTIPFCTWLMMGFFKAIPKDIEEAAMVDGMSRLGAFVRVILPMSVAGLLTVVIFSFTLVMQEFVYGLTFINSGRNFTVSVGVPSFLVRGDVYFWGSLMGACFIASVPIAFLYNLFVDRFIAGFTVGAVKG; via the coding sequence ATGAGCGCGCGGGACAAGGGCGCGAAGGTCGCCCACCGGGGGCTGCTCGTCCTGTTCAGCATGTTCGCGGCGTTTCCTTTCGCCTGGATGCTGATCACCACCTTCAAGAAGACCAACGATCTCTTGAACCCGAACAGCTTCCCATTCGGGTATCCGCAGGGGCCGACGCTCGAGAACCTGAAGGTCCTCTTCGAGGAGACGCTGTTCGTCCGCTGGATCGGGAACACGGCGTTCGTCGGCGTGCTGGTCGTGATCATCACGCTGCTCTTGGCAGTGCCCGCCGGATACGCCCTGGCCCGGCTCAGCGGGACCTTCGGGGAGCAGCTCGGGATCGGGATCTTCCTCACCTACCTGGTGCCGCCGACCATCCTCTTCATTCCGCTGGCGAAAGTGGTCAGCACGCTGCACCTGCAGGACAACCTCTGGGCGCTGGTGCTGACCTACCCGAGCTTCACCATCCCCTTCTGCACATGGCTGATGATGGGGTTCTTCAAGGCAATTCCCAAGGACATCGAGGAAGCGGCGATGGTCGACGGAATGAGCCGCCTCGGCGCTTTCGTGCGCGTGATTCTGCCGATGTCGGTGGCCGGCCTGCTGACCGTGGTGATCTTCAGCTTCACGCTGGTCATGCAAGAGTTCGTCTACGGGCTCACCTTCATCAATAGCGGCCGCAACTTCACCGTCAGCGTCGGCGTCCCCTCATTCCTCGTCCGTGGGGACGTCTACTTCTGGGGCTCCCTGATGGGCGCCTGCTTCATCGCCAGCGTGCCCATCGCCTTCCTCTACAACCTGTTCGTCGACCGCTTCATCGCCGGCTTCACGGTCGGGGCGGTGAAAGGGTGA
- the fdnG gene encoding formate dehydrogenase-N subunit alpha has translation MRRRTFLKGSAATVGGAVALGFDLRNARAEMRELKIARTTETRSTCPYCAVSCGVIIHTLGDKAKNVKPAVVHVEGDPDHPINRGTLCPKGATLRDDINNPNRLTVPKVRRPGSDKWEEISWDDAIAQIARHIKATRDRTFVAKNAKGQVVNRTPGIGMIGGCTDTNEFNWLQWKFITAIGIPYRDSQARVUHGPTVASLAATFGRGAMTNGWVDIKNADVILIMGSNAAENHPCGFKWAIEAKKNRNAKLVSVDPRYTRTSAVSDIYAPIRPGTDIAFLNGLIRHALNTGRFHEEYVRIHTNGPYVINEKYDFKDGLFSGFDGSKGEYDKNAWQYEPDPKTSAYMVDKEMKNPRCVFQLLKKHVERYTPEMVERICGTPKDQFLKVADVVTSTGNAARAGTIMYALGWTQHSTGVQIIRAAATLQLVLGNVGRPGGGVNALRGHSNIQGATDMAGTFEILPGYLKTPTGATQTLAEYLEKGPPTTLNKQAWPSMNYWQNYPKFMVSLLKATYGAKATKDNDWGFEWLPKVDGNYSWMYIFDDMYRGNSQRAGGTEPGPEGFITFGMNPVGIGPNSSKMINALAKLKWMVVGENYEIETATFWKAPKKYGGPETSQIQTEVFQLPCSGFAEKDGTFTNSARWMQWKWKAIDPPGQAKTDQEVLGRILLAVRALYQKEGGANPEPVLNLDWSYTNPYAPDLAEALKEINGKAVEDIKDPKDPTKIVKKKGDQLDGFAQYMDDGSTMGGNWLHAGVYTSAGNLAQRRNNADPMGLGMFHEWGFSWPANRRIMYNRASADANGKPWDPSRPGIVWNGEKWVGDVPDIKPDSPPGQFGAFIMNPEGVGRLYSPVLNDGPFAEHYEAVEAPIDNPLHPKVTSNPATKKFSSNKDVYGGRDEFPVVCTTYRLTEHYHYWTHHTNILNQLQPGFFIEIPEELAKEKGIKNGSLARVTSARGSIEGVAMVTRRIHQLNVDGKRVWHIGFPLHWGYAGDPNHIGPLANFLTPSAMDPNTWTPEYKTFLVKLEKVEGVA, from the coding sequence GTGAGGCGCAGGACCTTTTTGAAGGGTTCGGCAGCAACGGTTGGCGGAGCGGTCGCACTCGGGTTCGATCTCAGGAATGCGCGCGCGGAGATGCGCGAGTTGAAGATCGCCCGGACTACGGAGACGAGAAGCACCTGCCCGTACTGCGCGGTTTCCTGCGGCGTGATCATCCACACGCTGGGGGACAAGGCGAAGAACGTGAAGCCGGCGGTGGTGCACGTCGAGGGCGACCCGGACCACCCGATCAATCGCGGCACCCTCTGTCCCAAAGGCGCGACGCTGCGCGACGACATCAACAATCCGAATCGGCTGACCGTCCCCAAGGTGCGCCGTCCCGGCTCCGACAAGTGGGAGGAGATCTCCTGGGACGACGCGATCGCGCAGATCGCCCGCCACATCAAGGCGACGCGCGACCGCACATTCGTGGCCAAGAACGCGAAGGGCCAGGTGGTGAACCGGACGCCCGGCATCGGGATGATCGGCGGCTGCACGGATACCAACGAGTTCAACTGGCTGCAGTGGAAGTTCATCACCGCCATCGGGATTCCCTACCGGGACTCCCAAGCAAGAGTTTGACACGGTCCCACGGTGGCCAGTTTGGCCGCCACGTTTGGCCGCGGGGCGATGACCAATGGCTGGGTCGACATCAAGAACGCCGATGTCATCCTGATCATGGGGTCGAACGCCGCGGAGAATCACCCGTGCGGGTTCAAGTGGGCGATCGAGGCCAAGAAGAACCGCAATGCGAAGCTGGTCTCGGTGGATCCGCGGTACACGCGCACGTCGGCGGTATCGGATATCTACGCGCCGATCCGGCCGGGCACCGACATTGCGTTCCTCAACGGCCTCATCCGGCACGCGCTGAACACCGGCCGCTTCCACGAGGAGTACGTCCGGATCCACACCAACGGTCCGTACGTCATCAACGAGAAGTACGACTTCAAGGACGGCCTTTTCAGCGGCTTCGACGGGTCGAAAGGCGAGTACGACAAGAACGCCTGGCAGTACGAGCCGGATCCGAAGACCAGCGCATACATGGTCGACAAGGAGATGAAGAACCCCCGGTGCGTCTTCCAGCTTTTGAAGAAGCACGTCGAGCGGTACACGCCCGAGATGGTAGAGAGGATCTGCGGTACGCCGAAGGATCAGTTCCTCAAGGTGGCGGACGTGGTCACCTCGACGGGCAACGCGGCGCGCGCGGGCACCATCATGTACGCGCTGGGATGGACGCAGCACTCCACCGGCGTGCAGATCATCCGGGCCGCCGCCACGCTGCAGCTCGTCCTCGGCAACGTCGGGCGTCCGGGAGGCGGAGTGAACGCGCTGCGCGGGCATTCCAACATCCAGGGCGCGACGGACATGGCGGGCACCTTCGAGATCCTGCCGGGTTATCTAAAAACGCCGACGGGGGCCACGCAGACGCTCGCGGAGTATCTCGAGAAGGGTCCCCCCACCACGCTGAACAAGCAAGCGTGGCCGTCGATGAACTACTGGCAGAACTATCCCAAGTTCATGGTCTCGCTGCTCAAGGCCACCTATGGGGCCAAGGCGACCAAGGACAACGACTGGGGCTTCGAGTGGCTGCCGAAGGTCGATGGCAACTACTCGTGGATGTACATCTTCGACGACATGTACCGCGGCAACTCCCAGCGCGCCGGCGGCACGGAGCCAGGGCCTGAAGGATTCATCACGTTCGGCATGAATCCGGTCGGGATCGGGCCCAACAGCTCGAAGATGATCAATGCGCTCGCCAAGCTGAAGTGGATGGTCGTCGGCGAGAACTACGAGATCGAGACCGCCACGTTCTGGAAGGCGCCGAAGAAGTACGGCGGTCCGGAAACGTCGCAGATCCAGACCGAGGTCTTCCAGCTGCCCTGCTCGGGTTTCGCGGAGAAGGACGGCACGTTCACCAACTCGGCCCGCTGGATGCAGTGGAAGTGGAAGGCGATCGATCCGCCCGGACAGGCGAAGACCGACCAGGAAGTGCTCGGGCGCATCCTCCTCGCGGTCCGCGCCCTGTATCAGAAGGAGGGCGGAGCGAATCCGGAACCGGTGCTCAACCTCGACTGGAGCTACACAAATCCGTACGCGCCGGACCTGGCCGAAGCGCTCAAGGAGATCAACGGCAAGGCCGTCGAGGACATCAAGGACCCGAAGGATCCGACGAAGATCGTCAAGAAGAAGGGCGATCAGCTCGACGGGTTCGCCCAGTACATGGACGACGGCAGCACCATGGGTGGGAACTGGCTGCACGCTGGCGTCTACACCAGCGCGGGCAATCTGGCGCAGCGGCGCAACAATGCCGACCCGATGGGGCTCGGCATGTTCCACGAGTGGGGCTTCAGTTGGCCGGCGAACCGGCGCATCATGTACAACCGCGCCTCGGCGGACGCGAACGGGAAGCCGTGGGATCCTTCGCGGCCGGGCATCGTTTGGAACGGCGAGAAGTGGGTGGGCGACGTTCCGGACATCAAGCCGGATTCGCCGCCGGGCCAGTTCGGCGCCTTCATCATGAATCCGGAGGGTGTCGGGCGGCTGTACTCGCCGGTGCTCAACGACGGGCCTTTCGCCGAGCACTACGAGGCGGTCGAGGCGCCCATCGACAACCCGCTGCACCCGAAGGTGACGTCCAACCCGGCGACGAAGAAATTCAGCTCGAACAAGGACGTCTACGGCGGGCGCGACGAGTTCCCGGTCGTCTGCACCACGTACCGGCTCACCGAGCATTACCACTATTGGACGCACCACACGAACATCCTCAACCAGCTGCAGCCGGGGTTTTTCATCGAGATCCCGGAGGAGCTGGCGAAGGAGAAGGGGATCAAGAACGGCTCGCTGGCACGCGTAACCTCGGCGCGCGGCTCCATCGAGGGTGTGGCGATGGTCACGCGCCGCATCCACCAGCTCAACGTCGACGGCAAGCGCGTCTGGCACATCGGCTTCCCGCTGCATTGGGGATACGCGGGCGATCCCAACCACATCGGGCCGCTGGCGAACTTCCTCACGCCATCGGCGATGGACCCGAACACCTGGACGCCTGAGTACAAGACCTTCCTCGTCAAGCTCGAGAAGGTGGAGGGGGTGGCCTAA
- the fdxH gene encoding formate dehydrogenase subunit beta, which produces MALQGLEIRRSSATLRGGGTGLRKMPTVAKYIDTTICIGCKACEVACQEWNDLPLARTEQTGTYQTLPTLAANYWNLIQFREIETKADGLSWLMRKDQCMHCDEPGCLEACPAPGAIIQYVNGIVDVDPERCIGCGLCETGCPFDVPRYAQGTNKMAKCTLCVDRVSVGLEPACIKACPTGCLQFGDKASLVEVAKHRVDQLKSNGYATASYYDPQGVGGTGVITVLKHGDHPEWYGLPKDPTVPTTVSVWKRVLHPIGFIAMAAAVFGAIGHFMAFGPKKPQDTARETEGDQV; this is translated from the coding sequence ATGGCTCTCCAGGGACTCGAGATTCGTCGCTCCTCCGCCACCCTCCGGGGCGGAGGCACCGGGCTGCGCAAGATGCCGACGGTGGCCAAGTACATCGACACGACCATCTGCATCGGCTGCAAGGCGTGCGAGGTCGCGTGCCAGGAATGGAACGACCTGCCGCTGGCGCGCACGGAGCAGACCGGGACGTACCAGACGCTGCCGACGCTGGCGGCCAACTACTGGAACCTGATCCAGTTCCGGGAGATCGAAACGAAGGCGGACGGCCTGTCCTGGCTGATGCGCAAGGACCAGTGCATGCACTGCGACGAGCCGGGCTGCCTCGAGGCCTGTCCAGCGCCCGGCGCCATCATCCAGTACGTCAACGGAATCGTCGACGTGGATCCGGAGCGCTGCATCGGCTGCGGGCTCTGCGAGACCGGGTGTCCGTTCGATGTGCCTCGCTACGCGCAGGGCACCAACAAGATGGCGAAGTGCACGCTCTGCGTGGATCGCGTATCGGTCGGGTTGGAGCCGGCGTGCATCAAGGCGTGCCCCACCGGATGCCTGCAGTTCGGCGACAAGGCTTCGCTGGTGGAAGTGGCGAAGCACCGCGTGGACCAGCTGAAGTCGAACGGGTACGCGACGGCGTCGTACTACGATCCGCAGGGCGTCGGCGGCACCGGCGTCATCACCGTCCTGAAGCACGGCGACCACCCGGAGTGGTACGGGCTTCCGAAGGACCCGACGGTGCCGACCACCGTCAGCGTCTGGAAGCGCGTGCTGCATCCCATCGGGTTCATCGCCATGGCGGCGGCGGTGTTCGGCGCCATCGGCCATTTCATGGCCTTCGGTCCGAAGAAGCCCCAGGACACGGCGCGGGAGACCGAGGGAGACCAGGTATGA
- a CDS encoding formate dehydrogenase subunit gamma, with the protein MSELRIPGASHVTGPTVMDVARAREDVLVGDEIVRHRLSSRVIHWVVAVFFFGALLSGMPIWSPVFGWMAHLFGGLSVCRWLHAWLGVAFAAATAVMFVLWMRDMVFDKHDRKFNVIQYLRFSQAEDPDVGKYNAGQKFFFWMVAVTGLVILLTGIVLWWPTYFNQTLRSISILLHDVCFIGFFAAIVGHIYLGTAAEPGTFRSMTRGTVSRPWARLHHPRWYRDVTGERP; encoded by the coding sequence ATGAGCGAGCTGCGCATTCCCGGGGCGTCGCATGTGACCGGACCGACGGTGATGGACGTCGCCCGGGCGCGGGAGGACGTGCTCGTCGGAGACGAGATCGTCCGTCATCGTCTCTCTTCCCGGGTGATCCACTGGGTGGTCGCGGTGTTCTTCTTCGGCGCGCTGCTCAGCGGGATGCCGATCTGGTCCCCGGTCTTCGGCTGGATGGCCCACCTGTTCGGCGGGCTTTCCGTCTGCCGCTGGCTGCACGCCTGGCTGGGAGTGGCGTTCGCGGCCGCCACGGCTGTGATGTTCGTCCTCTGGATGCGGGACATGGTGTTCGACAAGCACGACCGCAAATTCAACGTGATCCAGTACCTCCGGTTCTCTCAGGCGGAGGATCCCGACGTCGGCAAATACAATGCCGGACAGAAGTTCTTCTTCTGGATGGTCGCCGTGACGGGGTTGGTGATCTTGCTGACGGGCATCGTGCTCTGGTGGCCGACCTACTTCAACCAGACGCTGCGCTCGATCTCCATCCTGCTGCACGACGTCTGCTTCATCGGGTTCTTCGCGGCCATCGTCGGGCACATCTATCTCGGCACGGCGGCGGAGCCGGGGACGTTCCGGTCGATGACCCGGGGAACCGTCAGCCGGCCGTGGGCGAGGCTGCATCACCCGCGATGGTACCGGGACGTGACGGGTGAGCGACCCTGA
- the fdhE gene encoding formate dehydrogenase accessory protein FdhE yields MSDPEQRALQLAQEHPGSAELLRFAAGLLKAQGSLRAPELGTVAAAARPVLEYCARSGPPELGADARKMLADGGTFDGRIRAYWETGEFDYLARAALQPYARMLRETGQSPDRRVLGTCVFCGSEAWIASRRIPPGPGTGEGSLRMLHCALCAFTWQVGRIRCPSCGEEDPDKLPSFTAPPHTGVRVEACESCKTYVKSIDLSLDARRVPEIDELVSLSMDLWATEQGYARMEPGLAGL; encoded by the coding sequence GTGAGCGACCCTGAGCAGCGGGCGCTGCAGCTCGCGCAGGAGCATCCGGGCTCGGCCGAGCTGCTGCGATTCGCCGCCGGCCTTCTGAAGGCGCAGGGATCGCTGCGGGCGCCGGAGTTGGGCACCGTCGCAGCGGCGGCGCGGCCGGTGCTCGAATACTGCGCGCGCAGCGGGCCGCCCGAGCTGGGGGCGGATGCGCGGAAGATGCTTGCGGACGGCGGCACGTTCGACGGCCGCATCCGGGCGTACTGGGAGACAGGGGAGTTCGATTACCTCGCCCGCGCAGCGCTCCAGCCCTACGCGCGGATGCTGCGCGAGACTGGACAGTCTCCCGACCGGAGGGTGCTGGGCACCTGTGTGTTCTGCGGGAGCGAGGCCTGGATTGCTTCGCGGCGCATTCCGCCGGGGCCCGGGACCGGTGAGGGGTCGCTGCGGATGCTCCACTGCGCGCTGTGCGCCTTTACCTGGCAGGTAGGCCGCATCCGCTGCCCGTCGTGCGGCGAGGAGGACCCCGACAAGCTCCCGTCCTTCACCGCTCCGCCGCATACCGGCGTGCGGGTCGAGGCGTGCGAGAGCTGCAAGACGTACGTCAAATCAATCGACCTGAGCCTCGACGCCCGCCGGGTTCCGGAGATCGACGAGCTGGTGTCGCTGTCGATGGACCTCTGGGCGACAGAGCAGGGGTACGCACGGATGGAACCGGGATTGGCCGGACTGTAG
- a CDS encoding SRPBCC domain-containing protein, translating to MPKTVTTTRQLKAPPDRVYRAWTDPADVKRWFKPTRLIMNPQVDGLWHSEVEWEGKRWPHYGRFTRLERPRLFEQTWMSEATHGIETVVRLELDPKDGGTQVTLTHSGLPDDEAENHRKGWEEILTTLDDLR from the coding sequence ATGCCAAAGACCGTCACCACCACCCGCCAGCTGAAGGCCCCTCCCGACCGCGTCTACCGGGCCTGGACCGACCCCGCCGACGTCAAGCGCTGGTTCAAGCCTACACGCCTGATCATGAATCCACAGGTGGACGGCCTCTGGCACTCCGAAGTCGAATGGGAAGGCAAGCGGTGGCCTCACTACGGCCGATTCACCCGCCTGGAGCGCCCGCGGCTGTTCGAGCAGACCTGGATGTCCGAGGCAACCCACGGCATCGAGACCGTCGTTCGCCTCGAGCTCGATCCGAAGGACGGCGGCACCCAGGTCACGCTGACCCACTCCGGCCTTCCGGATGACGAGGCGGAAAACCACCGCAAGGGATGGGAAGAAATCCTCACCACGCTGGACGATCTGCGCTGA
- a CDS encoding winged helix-turn-helix transcriptional regulator, giving the protein MMSPGMPGLDHVFAALSDPTRRAIVARLARGPSRVTDMAGRFPMSLNAVSKHLKVLERAGLLRRRRDGREHHLELRAAPLREIARWTSRYERFWNEKLDALEAFLKEEDD; this is encoded by the coding sequence ATAATGTCGCCCGGCATGCCTGGCCTGGACCATGTGTTCGCCGCTCTCTCCGATCCCACCCGGCGGGCCATCGTGGCCAGGCTCGCCCGGGGGCCTTCCCGGGTGACCGACATGGCGGGACGGTTCCCCATGTCGCTGAACGCAGTGTCGAAGCATCTGAAGGTCCTGGAGCGAGCCGGCCTCTTGCGGCGCCGCCGCGACGGCCGCGAGCACCATCTGGAGCTGCGGGCGGCACCTCTGCGCGAGATCGCGCGCTGGACCTCCCGGTACGAACGGTTCTGGAACGAGAAGCTGGATGCCCTCGAGGCATTCCTGAAAGAGGAGGACGACTGA
- a CDS encoding OsmC family protein, whose amino-acid sequence MEARQIPASAGKLIAEAEGEVELEGSTLVIRRIHVKFSLECPPDQRDTAQRVHGFYAQSCPIYRSIHPQIAVTTEVAFR is encoded by the coding sequence CTGGAAGCGCGCCAGATCCCCGCGTCCGCCGGGAAGCTGATCGCGGAAGCCGAAGGAGAGGTGGAGCTGGAGGGCAGCACGCTGGTCATCCGGCGCATCCACGTGAAGTTCTCGCTGGAGTGCCCGCCGGATCAGCGCGACACCGCCCAGCGGGTGCACGGTTTCTACGCCCAGAGCTGTCCGATCTACCGCTCCATCCACCCGCAGATCGCGGTCACGACGGAAGTGGCGTTCCGCTGA